Part of the Anopheles gambiae chromosome 3, idAnoGambNW_F1_1, whole genome shotgun sequence genome is shown below.
GGCCAGTCTGGTGTTGCCCCCAAAGAAATCTTATCTCAGATTAGAGAGCCGTCCCTATAGCCGTCTATAAGCACTTTAAGGTCTGACAGCTCTGATATCAGCGCCTTATTATGATCAGTGGCTTGCCATCAGTGAGTGGAGGTAGAATCCATGATGGATGGCAATATCATCCCTTCAAGCAGGCAAGCGAAGGGTGCAATTCAATGTTGTTaaaccacaaaaacacacacagacacaataATCGAACGAGGGTATGTGTGGGAGTACACTAGTCGGTTGATGAATTTACGACCGCACGTCGAGTATCGGCAGTGATTATTTGTTCGCACTGTGCACCATAAactatatacacacacaccacgttCGGTCAGTCTTTTTCCCCGAGCATTGTGTTGTAGGGGAAGTAGATCCTCCAGTACCGTTACAAAGTGTCTGACAATAGAACGTCTACTGGATAACACGCACCAACCGCCCAAAGTTCATACTAGGGGCGATAGGTTAGCGATTACACATCGAACAAATTCAATGCATAGAATATGAATTTCCAACCCGAACGAACACAAAGGGTTTCCCCCGTTTTCACTTCATCATTGATCGCGATCGCTGAACAGTTCATGATGTTTGTTCTGTCCCCCTTTTCCCACGTAAATGGCGAGAAAATAGATCCACTCGATGGTGATTTTCTACCCATTCCGTTTATGCAGATGAAGCAGAAATGGGGTTTATTATCGTGTTGATGTTTTATATGATCTATTtcatgaaagaaaaaaggctCTATCACATTTTGAGAACTGGCTGTGAACATATGTGATGATTGAAAGCCTTTTTACAATTCAGCTTTAGCAATGCTGTTGTAGCAAGGACACAAGATGTTGGACAAGTAGTTACAACGCAAATATTTAGCATAAGTTGATTGCTGTTGTGCAGGTCTGTTTACAAGCTATTCGACTCATGCGTGAAGGTTGTATAGAAGATCGAAACGTAACCTACTTTTCACACTCCATAAAGCATATGCTACATGTGTTTGTAGGTAGAAGGTACATTTCCTTGTCTGTTTGGAATAACCATTAGCGGATGCAGACAAGGGAAATCTTTATATTTGCCTTCACTATTTTAACCTAATTTCTTTCTATATTTCTATTCCATCAGTCTTTATCATCCCACAGCGGGTGATATTAGCGATCATGGGCTTCCTGGCGATCATGAATGCATACACGATGCGTATCTCGCTGTCGATCGCCATCACGGAGATGGTCAACAAAACGCACGGAGCGACCGAAGAGGACGGCGGCGTCTGTCCGATCGACGAAAGTGCCAACCCGGATGACTTCACCGGGGGCGAGTTCGATTGGGACGAGGAGCTGCAGGGCATCATCTTATCCTCGTTCTACTGGGGCTACGTCATCACGCACATCCCCGGCGGTATGCTGGCGGAAAAGTTTGGCGGCAAGTGGACACTTAGTTTGGGTATCCTCTCAACGGCCTTCTTCACACTGATCACCCCGTGGGCGGTGGAGCTCGGTGGATCTACGGCGCTGATCGTGATTCGTGTGATGATGGGACTGGGAGAGGGTACGACCTTCCCTGCGTTGAGCGCACTGATGGCCACCTGGATCCCGGCGAAAGAGCGTAGTAAGCTTGGTTCGCTTGTGTTTGGCGGTGGACAAGTGGGAACGATTCTAGGCAACCTGCTATCCGGCGTGTTGCTGCACAACATTGAAGGCTGGTCGTCGGTGTTTTACTTCTTCGGTGGGCTGGGCGTCTTATGGTTCGTGATCTTTGTAAGTATTAGAGACTTTGGTCGggtgttttgttgtgaattCTTAATAGATTTTCATGAAATCAACAGACATTGCTGTGCTACAGTGATCCAGAGTCTCATCCGTTCATCagtgaaaaggaaaaggcTTACCTGAAGCAGGAACTGGGAACGTTGGAGCGTGATCGTACACTGCCACCAACGCCATGGCGCTATATCCTCACCAGTGTCCCTATGATGGCGCTGGTTTGCGCACAGATCGGACATGATTGGGGTTTCTTCATCATGGTTACCGATCTGCCCAAGTACATGAGTGACGTGCTGCGGTTCTCCATCAAGGATAATGGACTGTACTCCTCCCTACCCTATCTGGTCATGTGGATCGTCTCGCTGTCCACTGGCGTTTTGAGCGATTGGCTCATTACCTCTGGACGTATGACTATCACCTTCGGACGCAAGCTATTCACCACCATTGGTAAATGTGACATCTTCATATCATCTGCTGCGCATCATGGATGCAAAAAGTGCAACTATCTGATGACATTTTcatttctctccctctctccgcCTAGCCTCAATCGGTCCGGCCTGTTTCATTGTCGGTGCGTCGTACGCCGGGTGTGAAAAGGCAGTCGTCGTCATGCTGTTCACCTTCGCCATGGGTCTTATGGGTACGTTCTACCCCGGCATGAAGGTCAATCCGCTCGATTTGAGTCCAAACTACGCTGGCACGCTGATGGCCATCACGAACGGTATCGGCGCCATTACCGGCATCATCGCACCGTACGTTGTCGGCGTAATGACACCCAATGTAAGTTATCATAACCGGAAACACGGgcgatgtgtgtttgtacgttTGGAGCGGAGTAGCTTTTcaattggtttggttttggtgtggTCGTTTGAGTTATATTTTTTCCGGCTGGAGAGATTTCTTATGTATGGGGTTCTTTTGCTGTTGACATTGTAAATCTACGGTCGTGTGTAGGTAACCATGTGCCATTAGGCGTGGTAGTGCAAAACAGTTTTATTGCTGAATTAGGTCGATTTTTGGTGACCAAACATACATGTTTTTGCAGAGGTAACCATTAACATACATTatgaaattgttaaaaatagatttgcgAGATGAATAACACTAGCGTAACTTCATAAAAACATCATTACATTACTTAAAAACTGTGTCTAATGTGTGAATAGTCTGTTCATGATTAGGACATAATTTACATAGTTAATAATGTTCTTTTTTGCCTTTAGTGCGTTCTACTGCGCGTTATTAGGGACGCTAAGAATGTTGAAATAAGAGCTTTGAATATTTACCTTCATTAACAGTGCGTTACCATAGAACTATCTGTTTGCACACCGGTCGTTCTAATCAGACTGTTTCCGCCATTGCAGCACACACTGGAAGAATGGCGCATTGTGTTCTGGATCTCGTTTGCCATCTTCAACGTTACCAATCTGGCATACATCATCTGGGCGTCGGGTGAAGTGCAGCCCTGGAACACGCCCCATCTGATGAACAAATCGGTCGAGGCGGGTGAATCGATTGACGTTCCGGCAAATGCAAAGAAAAGCGTACAATCTCTAGAGGCCATAAAGCAGTAGAAGAGGAGCTAGCCCTGAGGCTCTCAGTGATAGGCTAATGATCCCTTGCAGTTCACAGGACCTATCAACCTGGAGTCTGCGTGAGTGATAGTAGAGAAGTAGAGGAAATTACTTTCAAATAGTAAAAGCTTTTGAAAAGGAAGCAATCGAAAGTTGAGAAAACCACACGCTGTAAGTCAACAAAATATGgcttattttaaaaattccttCTTTTATATATGAGTACAATGCCATTGTGCTAATGTACGGATTGATAGTTAATCCGACCATAGGCCACGCCACTGCTCTGCTGAAACGTGTAGGTTTAAcaaaacctcccccccccctcgatgCTCAGTGCGATAATATATTGTTGtgttgaatttatttatacCACTTATCAGCTTGAATACGCGTTAGAATTTACGATATAGGAGCATGCAAGCAACTGAAACGGGTACACTAGAACAGCGATGGATTACGATCGTACATACCATTGTACCAGTTGTACCTGTTACGTAGATAGCAATAGGTGCCAGGGAAAGCGATCGATAGCAATCGAGAATGAAAAGTAATGGAGTGATAAATAAAGATCAAATCAAaaggctttatgtggatggagtttttttttaaattttttgatacAGACATGATCATAGTATCCATTCCTCTAAGGAATGGTGTTACACGATCTCAGCGTTATCTAATGGCAGTAGGCATTACAACTTTCGTTTTGTAGTTACAATCGAATCCACAGTCACGGATTAAGGCACAACCATGTTGAAGTGTTTGAACGCCTGTATGGCAGAGCGTAAGTAATTAGATGTattgttcttttttcgtttggtTCGTTTGGGTGACaattttccttctcttttccCGTAGTTTGCTGCTGCCCAAAGAAGCACATCCTAGTGATGATGACATTTTTCGCCATCCTCAACCAGTACACTATGCGCATTTGTCTTCATCTCGCCATTACAGTGATGACCGGCGACCGTAACGACACGATGTCAGGTGTTTCCATAGCGGACAAAGATTTTTTCGATTGGGACGAACACGAGCAGGGTATCATCTTGTCGGCGTTCTACTGGGGCTACACCTTGTCCCATTTTGTGACCGCCTTCATAGCGGACCGTTACTCGAAACATCTTCTCGGACTGAGTGTTCTGATTACGGCTGTGCTAACGATTCTGACACCGCTTGCGATTGATGTTGGTGGAAAGTGGTTACTGATTATGGTGCGTGTCGTAGAGGGCATAGGGGAAGGTGCGACTTTCCCGGTGCTGAGTGCCCTCATTGCCCACTGGATACCGGCTTCCCAACGTGGCTTCTACGGTTCGTTCGTGTTTAGCGGCTGTCAGATTGGAGCGTTGGTTGGTGGCATCGGTACCGGGTACTTTATCGAAGCGCACAACACCTGGCGTACAACGTTCTACATCTGGGGTGCACTCGCCATCATCTGGTACGTGTTTTGGCTGTTCATTGGCTTCGAAAGTCCCGAAACGCATCCGTACATTAGCGAACAGGAGCGTGCCGAACTGGTGGAACAGCTGGCCGAAAGCCGCAAGAGCGTACACTCGTACCCAATTCCTTGGAACAGCATTCTTAGGTCTTGTCCGCTGTGGGGGCTGATAGCGGGTCAGATCGGGCATGATTGGGGCACCTATCTGATCATTACCGATCTGCCAAAGTACATGAAAAGCATCCTGCACGTCTCGGTGAGCGATAATGGGCTCGTCACCTACACGCCCTTTTTCAGTATGTGGCTGTTTTCGATTTTTGGCGGCTGGTTGTGCGACGTACAGATCCGAAAGGATTGTATGTCGCGCACGAGCGCACGCAAGCTGTGGACGACAATCGGGTCGATACTGCCCGCCTGCTTCATGATGGCTGCGTCTTACACGGGTCAGGATAAGGTCATGGTAGTAACGTACTTTGCACTGTGCGTTACCTTTCTCGGGGGATTCTATCCCGGCGTAAAGGTTAACACGAACGATCTTAGTCCAAACTTTGCCGGTGTGCTGATGGGCATGGTTAATGGAATTGGTGCCATTacgggtgagagagagagagagagcgcggcTAGAGTTGAAATGTGATATTATTTAACTGATAATCATTTATTTACAGGCATTGTTACTCCTTATTTGGCTGGCCTGTTAACTCCAAATGTAAGTGTACGGGGAAATGTTCAGAATGTGTAGCTTGTAATGCTTCGTGTAGTGAACCTTTGGAAGCTTTTATTCTGTTCTTCAGCAGTTTAGTTTTACGCCTTGTGTAGTATGCAATCCGCATACGAGATTGTAAGTTTGGAAAATTGCTATGCTCTCGTGAAAGAGTTTTATGATTTTGGTCAATTTTTTACATGTAACATTGATTAGTTCCGTCTTTCTGTCTTTGGAGATTAGCTGCATTTACTACATTCACTCCATCAATATCTTCAAAAAATGTCACTGCACAGTATATAATTTTATCAATCTCCTCCTTCTGTCCAACAGCAAACGTTAGAAGAGTGGCGCACAGTATTTTGGATAGCTTTTGCTGTCCTCAACATAAGCAACGTGATATTCATCTTGTTCGCTTCGGGCGATATTCAACCGTGGAACTATCCCCGGCAGCCAGCCAATAATTGAACGTAAAGAATGCAACGAAAAGGAATGCGACCAAGAAATGGAATGGCTTATTTCGCGTCGTATGCATTGTATTAAAATTAACCCTGTACCGTGTACCGCAGAGTGGGTAAAAAAGCGAATTTTATTTTGGAACTGCAGGTAGTGCCTTTTTTCTCGGCCATAAAGCAACAAGCAGCATACATTGCGATCCGGTACCAGGCGCACGCTGCAACCGGGGTGTACCGATGACAGCTGGTCGTGCTAAAGCAGCGTACACAACCACGGggacagctgctgctgcaaggcAACACACAATACAgggccgccgtcgtcgtcatgCGGTTGCGTCACGCAGTGCCGCCGTCACATGGAGACGCTCATGTGACTCTCGTACCAGGGGCGCATACATCGCAGCAGCGTGTCAGCACCAAACGTGTAATGGGCGCTTGTGCCGTTGCGTTCTCTTTCCCGCTTGCAGATTTGTTCGACCGTGCGCCACATAGCGCGCAGAAAAGAACGATCGATTTACGATGATGCGATAACAGGGTCCGAAGAAAACGGTGCACGATTAATGATGCTCAATTATCCCGCCGCCATTGCCAGACGGCGACAGTCATCATCGTTagcgcgcacaaacacactcaccccACGAAGGGGCACATGGCTGCCAGTCAGTCAGCTGTGCCCCGGGAGGAGGGCGTTTTAATAGGCGACCATCCCACGGTCGCGCGCGCTATGTTGATGGGGCACAGGGCGATTATCGCTTGCAGAAGTTTTGAAGAGaacgttgattttttttggcgaacgatgagtgtgtgtgtgatgagcGTGTCCCCTACGAAGATTGATGGCTGCCAAGCGTTACGTCAGTCAAAATGACGCATGGTGTATTTCTAACAGGAAACCAGCAGCACATACCGGTTACTTTTCCAAAACCATCACCACACGGACTACGCCGACTTACGACAATAGAGATAGAGATGGGAGCaaatgggtgtgtgtatgcgagTGAAATAGCGAAACCGAAGAACATATTGTGATAGGGGATGGAAAGTAATGGTTTTTAAGCTTTCCTTTGCCTCGCTCTTTACCATTGCTGTTTCATGGTTTGACCCATTTCgctttttattgcttcatgTTGTACATCGTCTGTTTAATATCTGCTACCCGTTTATGTGATCGATtcgctttccttccttttctttttgattGCTATGAAAACGTGATTTAGTCTGTTTATTGTAGTAAATGCGGGTTTATGTTTACTTTTCCTTTCATTCATGGATTTAACGCGATGCAATTTCCATTAATTGATAATGACGGGAAAATGGTTCAAGACGTTGCAGGCGAGATTGATGACTAGGTTTTGGTTTAAAGCAGATGTAAAGCTTTTTAATATGTTACATTGGGGCATTAAAGAACGTAAAGCGCATCCTACTCCATCGATACTTTACATACTTCTGGCAAGCATAATACGAAGCACTGTGGAAAATGTCTTTTCCAAGATATTTACCCTCCTGCAACAGACGTCGGCTCGGCTACGGGAAGTCGGGTTTTGCGCAGTCAACGGTTTGTGAGTATCGATCTGTTTTCCTGTCCCTCGACACTTAAGACGAGGCTGGAACACATCACCACCATTCCGCCGCCATTGCGTCTTCAGTAAAAATAACCAAAGAAGCGGAGTTTTGTCTCGTGGAAACCGAACTGCCCACTCTCTGGTCGTATGTCCCACGTGAGTCGGTGATGCCAGCAAGAGCGGAACAAGGAGGCGGAGAAGAATACGTTGTGAGGCAGGCAAAACGAAGATACATTTTGGTCATCGTCACAGCAGAACGCGCAACTTGTGCCACCTTCTTCGTATCGGCCTACCAGCTCCTTGGCTGGTCAGACGATACCCTCGGGGGTGACTCTCTGGTGGTGGAGAATGGACGACAATAGAATGGAAGGGATgattgtgtgcttgtgtgttttgtggcgtGCTGTTTTTCTCGATTTCTCTTCGATATCGCGCACCTTTCATCGAGCCATGCTAGCCTAGTAGACCGCACTACAATCGGTGTGCCACGGTGAAGGCCACACAGACGGTTCCAGTCAGGATCGAgtgttgaaatttaaattcccTATCTCCGATAGTACAGCGGCAGCCTTTTTCCACGAATTGAAGCAATATAAAATCACCAAACTAGAATTTAATGTGACGGCTGCTTCGGTCAACGAAGGAAATACAGTAAACAACTGGGACCATTAGGACGGGGTTTAAACCCTCAAATGGTCGATGTAATAAAACTTCCTCGAAGTATACGCTCGAAAGAGACTTTGAATGTACACTGGAAAGCCGTtaaaaaccaataaaacaCAGTTCAGTTTATAGTATCACATGtaataatcgtaaaaaaagttcttattttaaataatgtgtGCTAGGCTGGCTTGCTAGATGGTTTCCCTTTCACTCTTGTAGGTAACGTATCCTTTATGCTGTTTCCCATTATGCTAGAGACGGTGTGGTGCGTGAGAGAGACTGAACAGCTACAATATGTCCTGCGAGTGTGGCAAGCGGTTCGTGTTGGTTTGGGTAAAAACAGATGCTTCCACGATACCGCGCATGTCCTTGGGGTGTTATACTGCTAGGGTGAAAAAGGGACTTGTAACGAATGTTGAAGGCCCAACGGTACCCCTCTGCCTATCGTGCGTTCGTACGCGGTGTCAATTTCGTGCTCATGCGCATTAGGAGGGTGATGGTATCGTACCACATAGTGACTCACACTGTCACCCGGCTAATCCCTGCCACTCCGGCACTCGCCTAGAGTTCGCTCGATATACTCTTAAAATAACCAACCCCTCCCAGTGTGTCGGGAAGAACCACTTGTTGATCCTTTTTGAGCGTATATGGGGTGGAAATCAGATCGCGCTCCTGACATTCCTGCTCGGTTGGTAGCATTTAACGGAAAGCTATTGACTGATGGAAAACTTGCTATTTTTCTCCCGATGGCGAAGGCGTACGAGCGTGTGTGAACGAACGAAAGGAAACGATTTTCCTGGACCCGGGCTGTGCTGGCGCGGGATATCGGTTCCTGTTCCCGTGTCTTTTGCGCGGAGGCGCTGTTTGTTTCAAGAGAGAATTTTCCATCGATTCCTTTATGCCGCGGCGCCCATGCTGACGGGTGGGTTGCCTTTACACATAGCACACACAGGACACGAAGACACATGTGAAAAATCGTCGTGAGTTTTCCATCCGTTTCGCGCCAAAATGTTGAATAGAAATATCATTGCGCGCTCCGGATCATGCGCAGTCAGAAGAGTGCAATGCTTTTCGGGTTTCTTTTCTATGTTTCGGTGACGCAGGCAGAGGGGAACGATACTATGTAGCGAGAAACGAGGGATTGGTGGCTTAAAaggagaggaggaggaaacaaaacacatctgGTTGGTCGCCGGTCGGATTGGTATGGAAAATGTGGTGTCTGTTTGAATTTCTTGTGTTATACCTCCTGCTAAGGGTTCTTTGTATTAATTATAGGACcgttaaacaaacagctaCATGGACCACATGACACGACATGACGAGATTGAAATGGAATAATTCATTTTAGGGTCAAATGAAATGGCATGGAAAAGTTAACGAATTGTTTGTAATATCTGTTTGATACTTGATATAATTGCCGTTTTTGATTACTTTTACATCGTTTtacaaacaatatttaatGATCATTCAATTCGAATAACACGTTGGCTAAGTTCGCTACTCTGCCAATCAGCTTATTTTGGCCAGTTTTTGCATTTTGATTTTGCACTTCAATGGATTTAAAGTAATacaattgtaaattgtaaatAGTACAACACAACTTAACTACCATTGTAAAGCATGCCCCTCCATTCTAGGTAGATTAGTGTTCATAAAAACCACCCCTCCGTATCAACCTTCCAAATCATAGCAAGCACAGACGAATGAAAAGTGGCGCGGGTATCTGTTGTGCTGTTCGGGCTACGCTCGGGTTGCCGCCACGAGACCCTGTTCGCCTGTTACTCTTCAAAGCAAAGTGGGACTGCCTCAATTCGGTCGCCGTTCGATACACGCCCACATATTAAGGGGGCCGTGGCCACAAAACAGACATGTCTGATGGTAGACTACTGCCGCACGCGTATCGCCGGACGGGCCGAGCCCAAAGGGGGTGGAAAAAATTAACCCCGGTTCGTGGCAATTTTTCTCCGCAAAGCAATCCCATTGCCACGCAAGAAAGGTGGTCACCATTCGCTACGTCATCCGCCGAGTTGTCTCCGTACCCCGTAGTCCGGATTTGTCGTTTGCGAAAAAGGCAAAATACACAATACAGGGGATAGGTAGGGGAGGATCCAAAGAGAGGCACGAAAAAAAGTCACAACCCTTGTGGTTACGATTGtgcgttgtcgtcgtcgtccggcTGTCTGTTATCGCTCGGCCGATTCGAATTGGCTTTACGAGCTGCCAGTTGGATTCGGGCGGTAATCAGGCGGGCACACGCGCCCGAAACGGGTACGCCCTGTGTGCTGAGCTGAAGTTGAGGGTTGAGCTTTGTCTAAGTGTCGAAAGTTTATCAAATAAGGGATGATAATTGTCACTGAATAGTTGACACTGGTACATTTTTCCATCCTACTGATTCAGTCCGGCTCACTATCTTCCACTCTATGTGTCATTTAAGTGCCTtttgatttaatatttttaaaacgtaAATCATAAAACTGTAATAAACAAAGTGGTTTTATGACACGATTGCAGACTCAAACCCCATTAATTTGTATAACCGCACCACATAGTCGGTTCATTTTTATTACGCTGGCCACACACTTTTGATTTTACGTTTCACACAGTCGTAAAGTTTTACAACACCTCGCTCGATTCGAAGGTGTGGTGTATAACGAATGGCAGTGGACGAATAAGGAAGACAAAAACCCACCCCaaacgcgcacgcacacagaaGAGAGCACACAAGGGCTGCAATCACCGCAACTGTGCGAGGAAACAtaaatgataatgatgatgatgattgcagCCAGCCAGCCTACTATTCCATCGCTCCATGGGGTaggaggagagagaaaaaaaaagatccgaGTGGTGAGATAGATAGAAGCGGGAAAAGGTACGCGAGCGAAAGAGATGCAGTCAACTGTACCGCCTTCCACTTGAAAGTTACACAAGCTGCTGTGCGCGTCTCTTGCAAACGGACATTGTTAACCCTTGGATGGGTAGAACATTGTCCAGAATCAATAGAAGgttttaaggccgggctacattgatcgtactccgtagtgtaatttttgtgaacgcgtacgccatcTAGCGGCGGTGGGTTGAAGCTAGAGGCtggtataatttatctgtcaaaaaacgtTTTGGGTCGAGGAGCCTATAATTTTAGCCAATGATGAATAGATATTCGAAGATGCGGAGAAATGTTGCCTAGCGCTTTGTATGAATgacgatttgtccaacaacaacaaataacggcctattttgttgcaatttatggTCGTTTATCAACATTTCAAACGGCATACAAGTAGCCTGGTCGAAACTTGATGAGACACCaagtatgaataattttgacacataaattataccgacatctagcttgcgctggttgtcgccagatgcgctagtgaaaataaaaattacactacggagtacgatcaatgtagcccggcctttagattgcacttaaaaataataaaatcgtATCGTATAAAATGGATATGGAGTAGTTGAATTCAAATTAGTATAACAATAAGCTTATGGCATGGCTTGTTTTTCGCGTGAAGAAATGTGATTCCAGTCATAATTCAACAGTTCAACGCTCaatagttggctgacagttcaattaaaaagcatgcgtttgtatgcgaaaaccggtttttgaaaatttcacaaaaatctcatggcaaatttcagattttttttgtatggaaaaacgtgctaactaaaaagcacatattcaatagttggcagggaatcgaagttcaaccaatGAGTTCGGACtgtacaggcgtcccccgagttacgacgccctcgagttacgacgatccgcagatacgacgattttgattttgacagtgaaAAGTTGTCAGTGAcaagaaattgttttattttttgaatttctgtgctgataaccgttacacacacattttcaaagATTCTATAACTACCCGATCTTCTATATTTGCATCGTGCAAACGACTTTTGctgtaaaattaatacattatcaaacattgttgcaaataaaaatcacaatAGCATAGATTTCGTCTTTTCaatttcggttataaacttaacattgacagatattcgacatacgactttttcgacttacgccttgctttgggacattttttcggtcccaaatacagtcgtacctcgggggacacctgtattaCCATCATGTGATTATTATTTCTTATAACTTTATAACCAAAGGAAATGTACTATACCGCAAAGATAATTTTGTAActaatt
Proteins encoded:
- the LOC1278231 gene encoding putative inorganic phosphate cotransporter isoform X1 — translated: MFNFSSAGTSGEKEPLLSGKLLCPVVDLEGTSSNVGLREVPLPQEEYEAPYRHRCLEWLSQVFIIPQRVILAIMGFLAIMNAYTMRISLSIAITEMVNKTHGATEEDGGVCPIDESANPDDFTGGEFDWDEELQGIILSSFYWGYVITHIPGGMLAEKFGGKWTLSLGILSTAFFTLITPWAVELGGSTALIVIRVMMGLGEGTTFPALSALMATWIPAKERSKLGSLVFGGGQVGTILGNLLSGVLLHNIEGWSSVFYFFGGLGVLWFVIFTLLCYSDPESHPFISEKEKAYLKQELGTLERDRTLPPTPWRYILTSVPMMALVCAQIGHDWGFFIMVTDLPKYMSDVLRFSIKDNGLYSSLPYLVMWIVSLSTGVLSDWLITSGRMTITFGRKLFTTIASIGPACFIVGASYAGCEKAVVVMLFTFAMGLMGTFYPGMKVNPLDLSPNYAGTLMAITNGIGAITGIIAPYVVGVMTPNHTLEEWRIVFWISFAIFNVTNLAYIIWASGEVQPWNTPHLMNKSVEAGESIDVPANAKKSVQSLEAIKQ
- the LOC1278231 gene encoding putative inorganic phosphate cotransporter isoform X2 — translated: MYSSSWQQRVSRFFIIPQRVILAIMGFLAIMNAYTMRISLSIAITEMVNKTHGATEEDGGVCPIDESANPDDFTGGEFDWDEELQGIILSSFYWGYVITHIPGGMLAEKFGGKWTLSLGILSTAFFTLITPWAVELGGSTALIVIRVMMGLGEGTTFPALSALMATWIPAKERSKLGSLVFGGGQVGTILGNLLSGVLLHNIEGWSSVFYFFGGLGVLWFVIFTLLCYSDPESHPFISEKEKAYLKQELGTLERDRTLPPTPWRYILTSVPMMALVCAQIGHDWGFFIMVTDLPKYMSDVLRFSIKDNGLYSSLPYLVMWIVSLSTGVLSDWLITSGRMTITFGRKLFTTIASIGPACFIVGASYAGCEKAVVVMLFTFAMGLMGTFYPGMKVNPLDLSPNYAGTLMAITNGIGAITGIIAPYVVGVMTPNHTLEEWRIVFWISFAIFNVTNLAYIIWASGEVQPWNTPHLMNKSVEAGESIDVPANAKKSVQSLEAIKQ
- the LOC1278231 gene encoding putative inorganic phosphate cotransporter isoform X3; its protein translation is MGFLAIMNAYTMRISLSIAITEMVNKTHGATEEDGGVCPIDESANPDDFTGGEFDWDEELQGIILSSFYWGYVITHIPGGMLAEKFGGKWTLSLGILSTAFFTLITPWAVELGGSTALIVIRVMMGLGEGTTFPALSALMATWIPAKERSKLGSLVFGGGQVGTILGNLLSGVLLHNIEGWSSVFYFFGGLGVLWFVIFTLLCYSDPESHPFISEKEKAYLKQELGTLERDRTLPPTPWRYILTSVPMMALVCAQIGHDWGFFIMVTDLPKYMSDVLRFSIKDNGLYSSLPYLVMWIVSLSTGVLSDWLITSGRMTITFGRKLFTTIASIGPACFIVGASYAGCEKAVVVMLFTFAMGLMGTFYPGMKVNPLDLSPNYAGTLMAITNGIGAITGIIAPYVVGVMTPNHTLEEWRIVFWISFAIFNVTNLAYIIWASGEVQPWNTPHLMNKSVEAGESIDVPANAKKSVQSLEAIKQ
- the LOC3291581 gene encoding sialin, coding for MLKCLNACMAELCCCPKKHILVMMTFFAILNQYTMRICLHLAITVMTGDRNDTMSGVSIADKDFFDWDEHEQGIILSAFYWGYTLSHFVTAFIADRYSKHLLGLSVLITAVLTILTPLAIDVGGKWLLIMVRVVEGIGEGATFPVLSALIAHWIPASQRGFYGSFVFSGCQIGALVGGIGTGYFIEAHNTWRTTFYIWGALAIIWYVFWLFIGFESPETHPYISEQERAELVEQLAESRKSVHSYPIPWNSILRSCPLWGLIAGQIGHDWGTYLIITDLPKYMKSILHVSVSDNGLVTYTPFFSMWLFSIFGGWLCDVQIRKDCMSRTSARKLWTTIGSILPACFMMAASYTGQDKVMVVTYFALCVTFLGGFYPGVKVNTNDLSPNFAGVLMGMVNGIGAITGIVTPYLAGLLTPNQTLEEWRTVFWIAFAVLNISNVIFILFASGDIQPWNYPRQPANN